In Gemmatimonadota bacterium, a genomic segment contains:
- a CDS encoding insulinase family protein — MPLVTAEFVLDGGAAAEPAGKAGVARLTAQALETGTRTRTAEQVAWELEHLGVELESRVTWDAALLSITVARERLDPAFALLTELLLEPGFPAPEVERLRQEQIAAILKRGKEPGALANDMALRFIYAPSSRYAQPLLGTRASLEDVGPPDLEAFYRSRYRAGSAALVLAGDIDAAGAERLAARYLGHWSAGPPPALELEVCPATTRTTIFVVDRPGSVQSEIRIGRIGVERRHPDYFTLQVLNALLGGMFTSRLNLCLREKHGITYSARSRFAFRRGAGPFLIDVAVATPSTGLAVREILRELSVLCQETPGELEVAAARDYLAGVFPLELLTAEQMAEHVAELVIFDLPDDYLQHYRAHIAAVQPSEVHRAAAQHLHAPGLAIVIVGDAAAVATGLEELGAGPVEIVQTD, encoded by the coding sequence TTGCCGCTGGTGACCGCAGAATTCGTCCTGGACGGCGGCGCGGCCGCCGAGCCGGCCGGGAAAGCAGGAGTAGCACGGCTCACTGCCCAGGCTCTGGAAACGGGTACGCGCACGCGCACGGCCGAGCAGGTGGCCTGGGAACTCGAGCACCTGGGGGTCGAGCTGGAAAGCCGGGTGACGTGGGATGCGGCCCTGCTCTCCATCACGGTGGCGCGGGAACGGCTCGATCCCGCCTTCGCACTGCTCACCGAGCTGCTGCTCGAGCCCGGATTCCCTGCCCCCGAGGTCGAGCGGCTGCGCCAGGAGCAGATCGCCGCGATCCTGAAGCGGGGCAAGGAGCCGGGCGCACTGGCCAATGACATGGCGCTGCGATTCATCTACGCGCCCAGCAGCCGCTACGCCCAGCCGCTGCTGGGAACGAGGGCCAGCCTGGAAGACGTGGGGCCGCCGGACCTCGAGGCGTTTTACCGCAGCCGATACCGCGCCGGGAGCGCCGCCCTCGTTCTTGCCGGTGATATCGACGCCGCCGGCGCGGAACGGCTGGCGGCCCGCTATCTCGGCCACTGGAGCGCCGGGCCGCCGCCGGCGCTCGAGCTCGAGGTGTGCCCCGCCACGACCCGCACCACTATTTTCGTCGTGGACCGGCCCGGCTCGGTGCAGTCAGAGATCCGCATCGGGCGCATCGGCGTCGAGCGGCGGCACCCCGACTACTTCACGCTCCAGGTCCTGAATGCCCTGCTGGGCGGCATGTTCACTTCGCGGCTGAACCTGTGCCTGCGCGAAAAGCACGGCATCACCTACAGCGCCCGCAGCCGCTTCGCCTTCCGGCGCGGTGCCGGCCCATTTCTCATTGATGTGGCCGTCGCAACACCCAGCACGGGCCTGGCTGTCCGGGAAATCCTGCGCGAGCTTTCCGTGCTCTGCCAGGAGACGCCTGGCGAGCTGGAAGTCGCTGCCGCACGCGATTACCTGGCTGGCGTCTTCCCCCTCGAGCTCCTGACCGCCGAGCAGATGGCCGAACACGTCGCCGAGCTCGTCATCTTCGACTTGCCGGACGACTACTTGCAGCACTACCGGGCGCACATTGCCGCCGTCCAGCCTTCGGAAGTGCACCGGGCGGCGGCGCAGCACCTGCACGCCCCGGGCCTGGCCATCGTCATTGTGGGCGACGCCGCTGCCGTGGCCACCGGGCTAGAGGAGCTGGGCGCCGGGCCCGTCGAGATTGTGCAAACCGATTGA